One window from the genome of Cryptomeria japonica chromosome 6, Sugi_1.0, whole genome shotgun sequence encodes:
- the LOC131876712 gene encoding uncharacterized protein LOC131876712 encodes MVNGLKVEDRLDGAANYTSWKFRVLIVLEENNILNYMKSVVDAPSDDSEKAQWRKNNFMARKILIDYVKDHLVPVISKLDSTEEMFECRQSLYEFNSISRALALRRQLFHIKMARGEFVVSFFMKITKLKDQLNTIGDSIEDKDLVMLAMNGFPHSWESFIQGISGRNELPKFDRLRVDCIQGECRLEARGFGCKTHHEEDYVFVAHTSKRKGRKRNFKRNKDRNSDLVPKSKKKKELSRVQCFRCDNDTWLIDSGASRHITGYCEHLSNMKGKDSHLQVIIGDDASYSVKGVGSTSFRLD; translated from the exons ATGGTGAATGGACTCAAAGTTGAAGACAGATTGGATGGTGCAGCTAATTATACTTCATGGAAGTTCAGAGTCCTCATTGTGCTTGAAGAGAATAATATTCTCAACTACATGAAGTCTGTTGTAGATGCACCTTCCGATGATTCTGAGAAAGCACAATGGAGAAAGAATAACTTCATGGCAAGAAAGATACTAATTGATTATGTTAAGGATCATCTAGTACCTGTTATATCCAAGTTGGATTCAACTGAAGAGATGTTCGAGTGTCGTCAAAGTTTGTATGAATTCAACAGTATTAGTAGAGCTCTAGCATTGAGACGTCAACTCTTTCATATCAAAATGGCTAGAGGTgaatttgttgtttctttctttatgAAGATTACAAAATTGAAGGATCAGCTCAATACTATTGGAGATTCTATTGAGGATAAAGATTTGGTTATGCTGGCCATGAATGGCTTTCCTCACTCTTGGGAATCTTTCATTCAAGGTATTAGTGGAAGAAATGAGTTACCCAAGTTTGATCGATTGAGAGTTGATTGCATTCAAGGGGAATGCAGATTAGAGGCAAGAGGATTTGGATGTAAAACTCATCATGAAGAAGATTATGTTTTTGTTGCTCATACATctaaaagaaaaggaaggaaaagaaactTCAAAAGAAACAAAGATAGGAATTCTGATTTAGTTCCTAAATCTAAGAAAAAAAAAGAACTCTCTAGGGtacaatgcttcagatgtgacaa TGATACATGGcttattgatagtggagcctctcgaCATATTACAGGTTATTGTGAGCACCTTTCTAATATGAAAGGAAAAGACTCTCACTTACAAGTTATCATTGGTGATGATGCTTCCTATTCTGTGAAGGGTGTTGGTTCCACTTCATTTCGTTTAGATTAA